The Synechococcus sp. UW69 DNA segment GTCGCCGCGGGTCAACTCACAACCCCATTCCTGAAGAAAAGCAGCCTTGCGGGGCGCCCGCACCATGCAACGCACCTGGTGGCCGGCATCGATGGCACGACGGGCGATCTGTCGTCCCAGGGTGCCCGTGCCACCCACCACAAGCACTTGCATCGGCGCCTTCCTCGCGAAGAGGGGAGCCTAATGGCCCCCGCTTCAAAGCGACTGCTTCAGTCGTCGCCCTGCAGTTTCAGCAGCAGAGCACCACCAGCGAGGCCGATGGGAATCAACACCCAGAAGATCGCAGCAGTTCCAAAAATCTCAGCAGCCATGGTCTGGGCAAAGCGATCGCACGCCCATTTAAATCCCTTCCCCCCGCAGGCTGGTGCAGATCTGTAACAGCTGCGGCAATTCCGCATCGGTTCGGACCTGTGCTGGCATGACTCCACTGGCACTTGCGCGGTAGCCCTCGGCATGGAGCGCCTGCACCAGTCGA contains these protein-coding regions:
- the petM gene encoding cytochrome b6-f complex subunit PetM, with amino-acid sequence MAAEIFGTAAIFWVLIPIGLAGGALLLKLQGDD